GACCCTTTTCGTCATTATGAACCGTGAGCAGGCAAAGGGAGTTAAGCAACCGCACCAACTGCAGAGAGTCGATCAGAAAGTGCGGCATACGGGGTGAGAGTATGAAAAACAAGTCTGAAAAGAGACAAACACGCCGTTTACCCAGATGGAAAAAATATCTGGGTATAACGGCATGTGTATTACTGATCATGGGCCTGATCTTCTACTGGCTGTTTGAGCCGGTATATCATTTTAGCCGGCAGAAGCCCCCGGTCCTGGCAAATCCCAGGCCTGCTCAGCAGAGCGATTCTTCCGGCTCTGAGACTGCTCCGGTATTACAGGAACAGTCTGCTTTGTCAGAGGGGGATTTTAATGTCCTGCTTCTTGGCACCGATGCAAGGGGAGACGAAGTTTCCAGAACGGATGTTATCATGGCGGCACACGTATCCCCAAAGAATAAGAAAGTACAGCTGCTGTCAATACCCAGAGATACCAGAGTACTACTGGAAGGCATCGGATACACTAAAATCAATCATGCCCATACAATCGGGGAGAAAAAAGGGGGAAACGCTTCCGGAACCGGGGCCATGATCCAGGCAGTCAGCGATCTTTTGAAAATCCCTATTCATTACTATGTGAAGACGGATTTCAAGGGGTTCCAGCATGTAATCGACACGATAGGCGGTATTGATATCGAGTTAAATGAACCGGTCCCTTTGTCTGCAGGGGGGGAACTGTACTGGAAAAAGGGGAGCATCATTTCTCAGGGAAAGAAGCGCTTCAGTTTGTCAGGGAAAGATACGCTCTTCCAGACGGGGATTTTGGCAGACAGAAGCATCAGGCTATGGTATTGAAGGCGATGGCGAATCAACTGCTGAAACCGACAAATGTGCCGAAATTACCCGGTTTATGGGCGGATGTCAAGCAGGATATGCTGGATACCAATTTTTCAAACCATGATCTTGTCAGCTTAGGCTGGCTTTTTGCCGGTATGGGGAAAGACAGGATTTACTACTCGCAAATTCCCGGAAGGGGAGAGAAATTAATAGATGCTTTGATGAATGTCCCCCTTTACTTTTGGGTGGCGGATCAGGAAAAGTTGACAGCACTTGTAAGGGAAACTTTCTGAAGCTAGGGAAGGGGCAGGGTAATCAGTTTGCCTTCGTTACTGATCGAAACTGAGAAATGTTTACCGTTTGGTGATTTAAGGATGATAAAATCTTCACCGGAATAGGAAACGGAAGAGGAGGCGTTCAAGAGCAGATGGGCCGGGTCTAAAACGGCTGTATTTAGACCGACCACAGCTGTGGTTTGAGACAATACGATCCGCTGGTTTACGGAGTTGGTAAAATGATTATTCGTAATCATGGCATTCCCCTTGTATACCGTCATACCCTGATCCTCGTCAAAGATGTTGCCCGTTATGGTAGTATTTACACAGCCTGATAAAAACACGGTCGCTTCTTCACCTGTGCAATTTTTGAAAATATTATGCTGTACAGTTAAGCCCTCCGGATTTTCCGAACCATCGGAGAGGATACCGTTATGCCAACCCTGCAGGGTATTTCCTGAAATATCCAAATCATGCGAGGCATTGATCACGGCAATTCCTGCGGATCCGCCGCTTTCGGGTGGAGGAGTAAGGGGACCGGGAACAAGCGTGACCTGATTGTGCTGGAGAATGGAGCGGTGGCAGCCGGAAGAAACGTAAATTCCATCCGACTCGGCCCGGATCAGATTGCCTGTCAGAATACAGTCTATTGCTTTCCACATATAGAGGGCAACTCCGGGGTTTCCTGATGCTCCCCCTAAGGGGATGCCTTCTGCATCCGTAATGTTTTGGATCAAGTTTCCCGTCACTACTACATTGGTACAGGTTTGATCCGAAGTGGGATAGAGCTCAAGCATCCGGAAGGAATTGCCGCTAAGGGTAATATCTTGTGCCGTAGATACACGGAGATGTTTGATTTCGTTGCTGCCCATATTCACTCCCCGGGCATTCCATACGGTAGATTCCTGGATGGTACAACCGGTTACAACAATGTCCGCAGTTTGCTCACGGTCATTTGCGCTTATAACCAGCTTTTTAAAGTCGCAGCCCGTTATAGCAATCCGTTTAATGAGGGGATCCTCCGGTTCAATATCCAGCGTTCCCGTACCGCAGCATTCTTGGATTATTAGATCATATCCTTGGATGACAGCGATATCCTGTCTGCCGATACCTGTAAAAAAACACTGTTCAATCTGAATTCGGCTGGGTACGGTTCCAAGCTGACCGTCGTGGGTAGTACGAATGCCATCACCACACATATTTTGTGCGGTAATTCCGGTAACCGTAACTTGTTTACTCCCTGACCTGATATCTATGCCGTGCATTTGCACATCACTAAGCCCGATTAAATCTCTGGAACCGTCCAGCGTCAGATGAGCGATATCGATCTGTTCCCCGGCCGTATTTCCTCCGGTTATGAAAAGCATATCCCAGACTCTGGAAGAGGGTGGGAGTTTCAGGATGGAAGCTTTTCCTTCTCCGGCTAACCGGATTTTGGATCGCAGCTGAACATTTTTAATGATGTAAGTTCCGGCAGGAACCAGAACCTCTCCTTCTTGCGGCAAGCTGTCGATCGCCCTTTGAAAATCGGAGCTGCTGTCCGTCTTGCCGTCTCCCACAGCACCCATACTTGTAACGAGAACCGCCATTATAATGACCTTCCTTCTTAGTGGTGAAATTTTCCTCCTTAATATGAATACGCTGAGGAGGAAAAAATGGCATGGTTATTCATGGAATGCACTGAGCAAATTGTTTTAGAATAAGAAAAAACGGCCGCCGGATAGACGAACCGTTTGTTAGTTTTTAAATGGTTTGAGCGGGTTCTTTTTGTTGCTCTACCATTTCGGTCAGACAACTATGGCAAATCAGTTTGCCTTTGAAATATACCGTTTCCTCTCCAGAGTTGCAAAATAGGCAAGCCGGAGCATATTTCTTGAGAATAACCCTTTCCTGGTCTACGAAAATTTCCAGACCGTCTCTTTCTTCAATGCTAAGTGTAGTACGAAGTTCTTTAGGAATAACGATTCTTCCTAATTCGTCCACTTTTCTTACGATACCAGTTGATTTCATGTTGATAGATCTCCTTCCCAATACTTTTGGCGTAATTATCTACGAAGCTTGTCTTATCCCGGTTTCTTTTTTTCTGAAAAAAGGAGGAATTTTGTTCATATGTGACATAATTGTGAAGACGGGAACAAGAGGATCGCCGCCAGCAAAATGCACAGGGACAATGTATATACCCTGTCTTTATAATCACACCGAAGCGGAATCTTTCAACAGACCGGAAGCTTTAACTTCAGCGTAAAATTGTTCAAACTGGGGAATGTTGAGCTGTTGGGCCGAGTCAGAAAGAGCCGTAGCCGGATCCGGATGCACTTCTACCATGACACCGTCAGCACCTGCGGCCAGGGCTGCTTTCGCACATGGAACGAGAATATCTTTCCGTCCTGTTGAATGAGTGACATCTACCAAAACAGGAAGATGGGTCTCCTGTTTAAGGATAGGGACGGCTGATATATCTAGTGTATTCCGGGTCCACTTCTCATAGGTACGTATTCCGCGCTCAATGAGCATGACCTGCTTGTTTCCGCGTGAGAGGATATATTCCGCAGCCAGAATGAATTCTTCAATTGTAGCGGCAAGTCCGCGTTTAAGAAGAATCGGAACGCGGACATTTCCCGCCGCTTTCAGCAATTCGAAATTTTGCATATTGCGTGCGCCGATCTGAATGATATCCAGATGTTCTGCAGCTAGTTCCATATGGGACGGGTCCACAATTTCACTGATTGTAATAAGTCCGAATTCCTGACCGACTTCTTTCAGCATCTTCAGGCCTTCGATGCCGAGACCCTGGAAGTCATAAGGGGAAGTTCTGGGTTTGAAGGCACCGCCGCGCATAATTTTAATTCCTTGTTGTTTGAGAGCGGCAGCAACTGTACGGAGCTGATCGTACGATTCTACAGAACAAGGGCCTGCAATCAGCTCATGGGTACCGCCTCCAATAGTAGCTCCGTTAAGCTCGATAACGGTATTGGCCGGCTGGCTTTGTCTGGACACCAGCAGCAGCTTCTTGTGACCGTCCTGCTGCAGGTCAAGGGAAGCTTTGAAAATTTGTTTGAACAAATGTTTGATGGTCGAATCTTCAAAGGGGCCTTCATTTTTAGCAACGAGATCATCCAGCATTTGTTTCTCACGCACCGGATCGTATTTGGGAATCCCCTGTTTTTGCTTGACTTCCCCGATTTGCCGGGCAATATCTGCCCGCTCATTTAGAAGAGAGAGCAGTTGACCGTTTATTGTGTTAAGTTTGTCACGCAGTACATCCAATTCATGACTCATGAAAATTCCACTCCTTTTGTTTGGTTTCTTTGGTTTTCACAGGAATTTGCTGCCTATATCCCGGAAATAAAAAAACCGCCCACCAAGGGGCGCATGCACGCGGTACCACCCTTGTTAGACAGTTTGACCAATCTCGCTTTGTTTAGATAACGGCCGTTAAATGACCGGGCGCACTCTACTGGGCCATTATGGCTGTTCAAGGGCCAGCTCGGAAGGGAATGTTCGGCAGAGCACTTCCTGCAGACCGCTCTCAATCTCCGGCAGTCCGTCCCTGTCAGGTGGACATCTGCTTACTTATCTTCGTCATAGCTGTTGTCAAATCATTTTATAAATTAAATGGATTATAAAACAAGAATGAAGTTTATGCAACCTTTTTTTCAATACAGAATAAAAAACACTGCCGATCCAGGTCGTTTTTGAGAAAAAAAACCTTGCAGAGCAAGGGTTCGAATTAAAAAAATGAAATTTTTGTCAGAACAGCTTATTTTTAAGCAAAAAAAGCCCGGTTTTTTTCTATAAAGGACTTCTCTTCATCTGGCACATCATCCTCATGGAAAATGGCGGTTACCGGGCACTCGACTTCGCAAGCGCCACATTCTATACATACATCCGGATCAATATAGTACTGATCCTCTCCTTCGTGAATGCAATCAACTGGACAGACGCTTACACAATCAGCAGCTTTTTCCCCAATACATGGAGATGTAATAACAAAGGCCATCCGCAGAACCTCCTTTAAGAACCGTTTTATGGAAGAAATGAAACCGATATTTCTAATGTATGAAGCAAGTCCGTAAAAGTTGTCAAGATAAAAAATTATTAAATCCGGAAGTCTTAGGAACGGTTTTTGAGGACGGGAAGACAAATGTTGTGAATAAATGTTAAAATAAGTAGGCAAGAAAGAGCATGCTGACAAAGGGAAGGGATCCACGTTGAGCGAAGTGATGAAAGCGCTTGTAAAAACAGTAGGACAACCTGGTGCAGTCTATCAAGAAGTACCCGTACCGGTTCAGGGACTGGATGAAGTGAAAATCCGGGTATTGGCGAGTTCGGTCTGCGGAACCGACTTGCACATTTATAACTGGGATGCCTGGGCCTAGAAAACTTTCCGGCTGCCCATGGTGTTCGGGCATGAGTTTTGCGGGATTGTGGAGGCCGTGGGCGAACAAGTGACCAATGTTCAATTAGGCGATTACGTATCCGCTGAGGGTCATTTTGCCTGTGGACTATGTAGGGCCTGCCGAACCGGGGGGCGCACGTCTGCCGCTATACCCAAAGTTTTGGCATCACTGTACCGGGCTGTTTTGCGCAATACACGGTAGTCCCGGCAAGAAACATCATAGCGAATTCGAAAGCTTTACCACCTCAAATAGCCTGCCTGCAGGACCCGTTGGGAAATGCGGTTCAGGCGGTTCTTTCAGGTGATGTGGTGGGTAAAAGTGTGGCCGTCGTTGGGGCAGGGCCGATCGGTCTTATGGCTATTGCCGTAGCTAAAGCCTGCGGAGCCGGATTCATAGCAGCTGTCGATATTAACCCGTATCGGCTTCGTATGGCTGAACAGATGGGGTCAAATAAGGTTATCAACAGCAAGGACCATCCCCATTTTGCCGGAAGTCTTAAAGAGGCGATGGGCGGGGAAGGACCTGAGATCGTTCTGGAAATGTCAGGTCATCCGAGTGCGATTCGTGAAGCCTTTGAGGCTGTAGCCCATGCAGGCAGGGTTTCTTTGCTCGGCATTCCAACAGGTGAAGTGCCATTGGATTTGTCAACAGGAATTATTTTTAAAGGTGTTCATGTTCACGGCATCACCGGACGACGCATGTATGATACCTGGTACCAGATGAAAGGGATGCTGGAACAGCAGAGATTGGATCTATCCCCCCTTGTAACGCATACATTTACTTTAGATCAATACCAGGAAGCCTTCGAACTGGTTCAATCCGGTCAATGCGGAAAAATCGTGTTTCTTCATGATGTATAAAAAAGGAGGAAATAGTATGCCTGATTTTTCGAGCTATCAAGAGGAGTTGGAACATCTTAAAAAAGAGGGACGCTATCGTCCGTTAACCATTTGGGATAGCGCCTCGGACAAATGGATGGAGTTTCAGGGAAGACGGATTTTACAGATGTCTTCCAACAATTATTTGGGGTTTACAGGCCATCCGGTACTTAAAAAGGCTTGCATGGAGTTCTTGGAACAATACGGAGTTGGAAGCGGATCTGTACGTACCATCACCGGCACCCTCCGGATTCATGATCAGCTTGAACAGGAATTGGCCGCATTCAAAGGTACTGAAGCCGCACTTGTTTTTCAATCAGGTTTTACGGCAAATCAGGGTGTACTTTCATCCATTCTGTCTGACCGGGATATAGTAATCAGCGATGAGCTCAATCATGCCAGTATTATCGACGGAATCCGCCTAACGAAAGCTGCCCGGAAAATATATGGTCATAAAGATATGAACCAGTTGGAAGAAGTATTGAAAAACAGTACGTCTTATCGGCATAAAGTTATCGTAACTGATGGTGTGTTCAGCATGGACGGGGATATAGCACCGCTGCCTGATATTGTTCAGCTGGCAGAGCGCTATGATGCTTTCGTTTATGTCGATGACGCCCATGCCAGCGGAGTACTCGGCAAATACGGGAAAGGGTC
This Paenibacillus larvae subsp. larvae DNA region includes the following protein-coding sequences:
- a CDS encoding AbrB/MazE/SpoVT family DNA-binding domain-containing protein — its product is MKSTGIVRKVDELGRIVIPKELRTTLSIEERDGLEIFVDQERVILKKYAPACLFCNSGEETVYFKGKLICHSCLTEMVEQQKEPAQTI
- a CDS encoding bifunctional 3-deoxy-7-phosphoheptulonate synthase/chorismate mutase, with protein sequence MSHELDVLRDKLNTINGQLLSLLNERADIARQIGEVKQKQGIPKYDPVREKQMLDDLVAKNEGPFEDSTIKHLFKQIFKASLDLQQDGHKKLLLVSRQSQPANTVIELNGATIGGGTHELIAGPCSVESYDQLRTVAAALKQQGIKIMRGGAFKPRTSPYDFQGLGIEGLKMLKEVGQEFGLITISEIVDPSHMELAAEHLDIIQIGARNMQNFELLKAAGNVRVPILLKRGLAATIEEFILAAEYILSRGNKQVMLIERGIRTYEKWTRNTLDISAVPILKQETHLPVLVDVTHSTGRKDILVPCAKAALAAGADGVMVEVHPDPATALSDSAQQLNIPQFEQFYAEVKASGLLKDSASV
- a CDS encoding alcohol dehydrogenase catalytic domain-containing protein translates to MSEVMKALVKTVGQPGAVYQEVPVPVQGLDEVKIRVLASSVCGTDLHIYNWDAWA
- a CDS encoding indolepyruvate ferredoxin oxidoreductase subunit alpha translates to MAFVITSPCIGEKAADCVSVCPVDCIHEGEDQYYIDPDVCIECGACEVECPVTAIFHEDDVPDEEKSFIEKNRAFFA
- a CDS encoding right-handed parallel beta-helix repeat-containing protein; this encodes MAVLVTSMGAVGDGKTDSSSDFQRAIDSLPQEGEVLVPAGTYIIKNVQLRSKIRLAGEGKASILKLPPSSRVWDMLFITGGNTAGEQIDIAHLTLDGSRDLIGLSDVQMHGIDIRSGSKQVTVTGITAQNMCGDGIRTTHDGQLGTVPSRIQIEQCFFTGIGRQDIAVIQGYDLIIQECCGTGTLDIEPEDPLIKRIAITGCDFKKLVISANDREQTADIVVTGCTIQESTVWNARGVNMGSNEIKHLRVSTAQDITLSGNSFRMLELYPTSDQTCTNVVVTGNLIQNITDAEGIPLGGASGNPGVALYMWKAIDCILTGNLIRAESDGIYVSSGCHRSILQHNQVTLVPGPLTPPPESGGSAGIAVINASHDLDISGNTLQGWHNGILSDGSENPEGLTVQHNIFKNCTGEEATVFLSGCVNTTITGNIFDEDQGMTVYKGNAMITNNHFTNSVNQRIVLSQTTAVVGLNTAVLDPAHLLLNASSSVSYSGEDFIILKSPNGKHFSVSISNEGKLITLPLP
- a CDS encoding alcohol dehydrogenase catalytic domain-containing protein: MVFGHEFCGIVEAVGEQVTNVQLGDYVSAEGHFACGLCRACRTGGRTSAAIPKVLASLYRAVLRNTR
- a CDS encoding zinc-binding dehydrogenase, translating into MGNAVQAVLSGDVVGKSVAVVGAGPIGLMAIAVAKACGAGFIAAVDINPYRLRMAEQMGSNKVINSKDHPHFAGSLKEAMGGEGPEIVLEMSGHPSAIREAFEAVAHAGRVSLLGIPTGEVPLDLSTGIIFKGVHVHGITGRRMYDTWYQMKGMLEQQRLDLSPLVTHTFTLDQYQEAFELVQSGQCGKIVFLHDV
- a CDS encoding glycine C-acetyltransferase, whose protein sequence is MPDFSSYQEELEHLKKEGRYRPLTIWDSASDKWMEFQGRRILQMSSNNYLGFTGHPVLKKACMEFLEQYGVGSGSVRTITGTLRIHDQLEQELAAFKGTEAALVFQSGFTANQGVLSSILSDRDIVISDELNHASIIDGIRLTKAARKIYGHKDMNQLEEVLKNSTSYRHKVIVTDGVFSMDGDIAPLPDIVQLAERYDAFVYVDDAHASGVLGKYGKGSTDHFGLHGRVHFQIGTLSKAVGTVGGYVACEQIMKECLIHKARSFLFSTSLPPAIAAASLAAIRQLQQSEELMKTLWQNDSYFREGCRKLGLDTGASETPIIPVIIGSPEQVMKFSDRLLQEGIFAQGIVYPTVAMDKGRVRFIVTAQHTRKELDFVLGNLASIGREFGLI